In Panicum virgatum strain AP13 chromosome 5K, P.virgatum_v5, whole genome shotgun sequence, the genomic window TCGTAAGCATTGCGCTTTAATTTATGATCCACAATTTGTCAAGTTTAATGGAGGGGATGGTGCGAGTACCTGGGAACATATCAATCAATATGTAGAAAAATTGGAAGGTGCTACAGATCTTGTGAAATCTGTTTTGTTTCCTTGGTCATTAGCTGGAGCTGCGTCTTTATGGTTTAAATCATTATCTGATCATGAGATTTATACGTGGTCCCTgttagagcaaaagtttcatgacCGCTTTTCTAACGATGTTAAAGATGATTCGGATGTGAGTATTAATTCTTGTTCCGAATCTATTTTGTCAAAAGAAATAGATCTAGTTGTAGAAAAGCGTGTCAAGCATAAAGGGACAGCTCAGCTAGATTTCTCTAAAGCCAAAGGACCCATTACTTTGGCTAGTTTGACTCGTGTTAGAGAGGATGGTGATCATAATAGAGAATGCGATATAATCGAACAATGTTCGGTTGCTGGAGTAGAGACACATCCTTTGCTTTCTCCTGGACAACGGGAACTGAAAGCCGCTGAAGCTCCTGCCCAGGCGGCTAATCAGAATGAAGTCCAAACATCGGACTGTCCGGTGGCCACCACTAGACTATCCGGTGCACCGGACTGTCTGGTGGCACCTACCGGACTGTCCGGTGTTGAGATGTTGCCAGCAGCAGGCCCTGATTCAACATCTCAGACCACAGAGGCAGCCACATCTATTGTGGATCCAAAAGCTAAAGACAAGAGGGAGGCTATGGAACATCACCGCCATCATCAGGAAGGACGGGACATGATTCGGGTGAAGCCGCCGCGTCTCTCTAGCACGTTCAACAAGGTAAAACTTACAAGCGCTTTACCTAGTTCTCAATCTGATCATGTGTCTTCTGTTGATAAATCCATTAGTGATATTATCTTGCATAATTCTAAAAGATCGATTGAGATTGGTAATTTGCTTGTTAACAATAAGATGGTTTCAAAAGGGATCGGCCGATGTTCTATTCGAATTAGAAAGGCCGATAATAGTAATATGTTGACTTTTAAGTTTGATCCATCTTTATTGCCAAAGTTTTTATCTACttggtttgtttgtggtaatccTAAATCTAAGAGAAGAAAACCAAAGATGACTTGTGTCGAGAAGGCCGATGATAATATCTTAGCTAGTTCTAAATCATCGTGCCAAGAAACCACAAGCAAATGTATGGCCGAATGGATTTGTGAGAAATCTGAACCATTCGTTTGCCCAGCTCTAAAGCCGTCTCCACAAAAGGATCGGCTAAAGAAAATTAAGTATACTTTTGATTTGACTTTGAGTGATCATATATTTGATGCCTTGCTGGAGCATAATCTTATTAGAATAGTTGATCACCGAGTCATGCCATCACCTCAGAGCTTAGAAGTAGAGACATATTGcaagttgcataattcttttgaTCATAACACTAGTAATTGCAATATGTTTCGTCGGCTaatacaatcggctataaaCAAAGGACGATTGAGATTTGCTGAGAATCAGGAAGATGACCAGTTGAGTCCAATTGGTCGTGATGGCAGTAGTAAACCAAATCATCTTAATTCATCCAAAGATCAAAAGACGATTGATGAGGAAAGCAGTTCGAGTCCCCCAAGTGATAGTGGAGGTAGTGTTTGTGATGTGCATATGAATTCCACAAGTTGCAATGACTCcaccaaagttgtagagaagACATTAAGTGCTGGGGGGGCAGGAGAGTGTTTCTTCACTGAATCGGGGGCCGATTCACCCTGCTAGCCAGGGAATACCGGACTGTCCGGTGATGTCCACCTGACTATCCGGTGCAACACCGGACTATCCAGCAGCTACTACCGGACTGTTCGGTGGGGGGCATGTTAAACCAGATATGCCCAATATgccaaatttaaaatattttggaggtacaGGTCGTAATCAGCAGAAAGGTAAAAGACCGAAGATTACTTTTGAGCAACTTCTGGCTAAGTACCTGAGGCAGAATGAGGCAAAGGGTGTTGATCAAACCGGCAATGTCAAGTCATCAAAAACACCTTTGAAGTCTTCAAGATCACCTCCAATGCGCAGATTTGAAGATTGGGATTGGCAAGGAGAAgggtttcatgcagtagcaacATATTCTCCTTTTGGGCCGCCAATGCCAATGCAGTTTGGCCAGCTCCAACGTACTTTCATCTTTATTCATCTTGGGGCTGGTATGATTCAAATTCATATTCTTCTTCACATTTTAGACCACATAATGTAGAGTATTCAGCTCCTAGCAATTCTGATTTTGGAAAACAACCATATAACAAAGACTGTTTTATTCCTAAAAATCGGTCTGGAgctcaaaataaaaataaagtgGTCAAGCAAGTttatgtggtgaagaaggataATAGAAAAGGTAAAGGTTCAGATCTGAATTCATATGTTGGAAAGCCGAATAAAGTATTAGATACTTCGGCTAGTAGTGccaaaatagtagaaaaatcagCTAGCAATATTGTAGGCACTAAATCTGAACCGAGGAATTTTGATGTACCAAATGTTGATAAAGATGTGTTGCTGTCCAAAACTAAATCACAACCGAGAAGCTCACTCGGTTTATCAAATTGGCACAAGAAGAAGCTAAAGAAACTCAGTACGTGTGAGTTGAAGAAAAGGAACATGACTTGGGTTCCTAAAGGGAGTTCTCAAGCTCAAAGCAAGGATGGTGCTCGTGTGAAAAGTGATATGGATGCAAGTAAAAAGAAGAAGGCCAAGATGTCAACTGAAATGTTTGCTCCAAATCATCAGAGTTATTGGTCATCGCATCATCCATATTTCTCAGTCGTGCCACATATAGGTATGTCATCCCAAGGTATGTTCGGTTATCCCTCGTGGCATTATTTTAATCCATATATGTCTTCGTGCTATGGAGGGATGCAACCGAATTATTATGCATATGGATAAATTGCAATATGTTTGCTACTTTTATAAGGCCGAAGTATTTTAGTTGCTGGTAATTATGTTATTGTTTACATAATACTTGTTATGCTTCACTTCGGTTATATTTATTCTTGGGATGAGCATGCTCGTTATATTTGCTTGTTAATATTCGGCTGTTGTTTAAATTGCAACACCTATGCATGATTGATATAGCCGATTGATTTCAAGTAAATTGATTATGTTGATCATATAGCCAATGTCTGAATTCGAGTTTGTGTATCATTGATTTGGCTATTGTGTTATTTTCCATGTGAGCAAGTTATATAGTTCAAAAAGTATCCTTGTTCTCAGTGATTGACATAGCCGATGAATTTTTTCTCATCATCGTGCTAAGTATTTGTCCCCAATCACGGCATGGCTTTGATGCTCAGGGGGCAAGAACGATGTTGGCTGACTCTGCCAACGCCGGACAGTCCGGTTCTAGCTACCGGACAGTCCGGCAATGCATTGGATTGTCCGATAGGTATGCTAAGTTGTGGAGCATTGCAAAGACCGATTGTTTTCATAATGATTTGGTCGATTTAGGCATATGTGGTGAAGATGGTTCTAGCCATTGCGTCAAGTATTCATAGCCGAGGTGGTGTGTACTCAGGCTTGTATCTCACTCATCATGTGCAAATGAAAACAGCAAAGATGATATTGTTATCCTGGTTAGTACCAAGTAACATGGCCGATGAAGTTTTATTGGTTTTAGAATAAAAACATAGATGATGTACTAGTATTAGTCATCAGTCTTCTATGATTTTGGCCAAAAGAGATGTTTCTTGGTACGTAAACTTTACCAAGAAACATgaggcatatgttgacactcaaaattggcatgaCCTGAAGTAGGCAAGATAAAGGCCAAAATAGCCAATTCAATATTAACTCTtattattttgcaagtttgGCATATATGACCATTGTGCAGGATATGGAGATCGTTTTGGGATATTCTGGATATGATTTTCATCAATGAGACAAAGATGGGCACAAAAAGGCATCAAGATGAGGTCAAATCATGGGTTTTAATGCACCAAGACGAAGCCCTCGTCGATACGATCGAAACGGACATATGGATCGCCTAATTCAGAGTCCGGGTGTAGGAGTTATGGCACCAGGAAGTTCGCCTATCTGGGCAAAACCGGTATGACCGGAtttggggaccggtctgaccggttttggctgctgtgcagcacgaggagtccggtctgaccggatttggtgaccggtctgaccggtttttagtagattagtcCGAATTAGAGTTGTAATTTGATTCTAGGTCGGTTTGTAATATATTTTTGACCACCACGGGTATATACCTTCCCAccttataaatataaagggctatGGCCGATTGAGAACACACCCAATCGAACAATACAAAATACATCTACTTTTTACCTCtaaaccctagtcttttccaatcTCCCTTGCTGTCCATCGTGATCTCCACGGCCATTGATGGCGTCCTAAGCTCGCTAGTCAACCTAGGGCACGTCCGGCGACGTTCacgccccgacggggtccctcccgggcgagagctttgacggcctttgctagtttgctcgtAAACTAGTCGTTCTTCGTCACGTAAGCGTGTTGGTTATCCTTTGCTGGTTTGCTCGTAAACCTTGCCGCTCTTCACCACGTAAGTGTGATACTTATCCCTCGAGACGACCGATTCCAGCGAAACCCTAGAAACCGGTCTGCTCatccggtctaaccggtccgtgTGGCCTTACTGCTCTTCGGCCCCTTTGCGACTCGCACGTTCGAGTGctctcgtgtgttgaccgagatttgcgtcaacactaGGCATGTGCCGAGCCCCGTACAAACACCTGCAACGTGCGAAATATAGACGTTGCCTGGTTGGCAACCGTGCCAGATTTGCTCTGCAACCGTATGACTCGTCGGATTCTGTCTGCTTGTCGTTCCGTTCTTCTTTTTCCAACGGTCCTGAACGTGGCCCAGGTGCGCAGCATCATAGAGCATCTCTAAGAGTGTAAAAAAAAATAGACTCCAAAAAAACTGGTTTTGGGATCTTGTTAAAAATTattggaaggaaaagaaataccTTTGCACCAACAGTTCCAATATTTACTCTCAAAATTTGCTTCTGCTCACTGATCTTGCTTACTATTGCCGCTCCGCCTACAATGGCCAAAAGCAGGTTCACTGTTTTCCCTTCATGTGAATCCACGCACATCCATTTCTCTCGTTTCCTCTCCCCCTCTGAAGGCTATTCACATTGGGAACCCTACCCGTTCCTCCAGTATGCTGATAGGGGAAAAAGGGCTGCGGCGGTGTCTGCTATCACCTACGCTATGATAGCGGACGCGCTCCCAAACATCAAATCTCGCGGAGGGAGTAGACATCCGCTATGAGCCTCCGTAATGTGGGTCCGCACATTTGCGCACCTCCCAACCGCTCAGGATccaccgagctccgccgccacatATCCGCACAAGGCCGGCCGAGCTCCACGACGGAGGGAGGAGGCCACCGCTACTAGCTTGCGCTGCGCCTGCACCCGTCCGGAGCAGGAAGGGGAGTGAGAAGAAGGGATGAGGCCGCGCGggcctccatcgccgccgcactggtgggcctccgccgctgcACGCGGATCCGCCTGGTGGGGTGGAGCGggaaggggagaaggggcggcggagggagggaaGCCGAGAGAGAGGACTTTGGGTAAGGAAAATAATAAACTGACACGTGGGTTCCAACTCCTGGTATTTGGTATAGAGTAGAGATATAAAGGATGAATGAGCGTAGAAAAAATAGTATAGATGGGAAAATTTTTATGACCAAAATAAAATATTACTCTTACAGTaagaaagaaaatagagaatGACAAAGTGCAGACAGCCTATGGTTGCAGCAGTCCCATCACGCTCGTGAGCAAGCTTCAAGGGCAGAGCGCCGCAACATTTGCTTGCCGGTGCGGGGCAACAGCAATCCCGCTCGTCGGCTTGTGCACAAACTAATCCGttcaaaaataaattaatttgTTTCATGTAAATGTCATGTACTTTGAGAACGGAGAATTGTtactttttttaataaaaaattcaCTCGCTGGATCCCTTAGAATCAAGGGAGGTCTACTCCTGCTGCTGTGCCACCAACAGCTCGGACGTCGCCCCCATCTGCATGTCTGATTGATGCCATGCCATGCTTGTGAGAAAACGTCTCAGTTGTTGGTGACGTTGCAGAGCCTCCTGACCTCCCCCTGCGCCCCCGTGAGCACCTCGAtgccggccatcctcgccatcgccgccgcgaacCGCGCCATCCATGCCGTCGCGTCGGCCGCGCTCGCgttcaccctcgccgccgtgtcGCCCCGGGTCAGCAGCGCCGCGTCCGAGGTGAGCAGCACCCGCCCGGCCAGCGCGTTCCGGTAGTACTGGTTGCTCAGCGTGTCGGGCGCCACGGGGCTGTTGTTCACCGCccggtcggcgccgccgcccgggcacACCGCGCTCAGCTGCGCCGCGTACGCCGGGTCCAGTGCCGGGTCCGCCGTCGGCCGGAGCCGGTTGGCGAACGCCGAGCAGTGCGCGACGCCGACGGAGTGCGCGCCGGAGAGCGCCACCAGGTGGTCCACGCTCAGGTTCTTGGCGGCGAAGCTGTCGATCAGCTGCTGCGCGCTGAAGAACGGCGACGGGATGCCCGAGAAGACGGAGATCGCCGACGACGCGGTGCCGTCGCGCCGGCCGGACGGGATGGGGAAGGTGAAGCCGGCCGACCGGGCGACCGAGTCGCGCACGGCGAAGGCCAGGATGTCGGCGCACGACACCTTGCCCGGGCAGACGTCCTCCACGGCCGCCTTGATCTTGTTCACAGCCTCGTACCCGctgaaaggatcgggtgctctaatctaagaggaggagggggtgaattaggtgcTAATAAAAAatttgacctatggctccaactattttgcacaaaacttaaactaattcaaactatctagatgtgcaactaggttgttctaatgtgaaacccctatcccaaaagagttatgcaccctatagcctttcctaacaagaaactattctatgaaagtaaagaaacccctatcccaaaagagttatgcaccctatagcctttcctaacaagaaactattctatgaaagtaaaggcacaaatgTTGCAAGtattaaatgcggaagcttaaagagcgggatatgaaatagcaaactcttgacgtggGTGTTTAtcttgtggttcggttagccacaaaggcacacctacatccacgttgttgtagcactcactaagagtattgctactcggccaccaagtcttttccgtgaacacaatcacggtcaccttggccccgggttccactaaggagcttctccacaaaggatgggggtctccacgccccccgcacaaagatgtcgtcgccgctccacaccaagtcagaggatcgatgacgttgccggcgagcttcgcagctccaaggaggccgacgcaccaagctcttgttttggttcgctaatgaaccacagcacaaaggctcgaagccttgcaatctcactcactaagagctaatcctttacacaacactctcaaagtgtgctaagggctaaggatataaTCTTGATggtcttgtatggcttggagatgttcttgggtgtgtgtgggatgtccagcaactccagcaagcttcaaatggccggggtgaggcgtatatgtatgccaccaagtcttgtagccgttgctccaacggttagcagaaaatctgcgtatcatcggatgaaccgatgcctctggctagggtagcgtcggttcatccggtcactctcagacccgaagtagccgttgatcTTCTGACGCACtgtttgctgacgtcattacaccggtgctttgctccgatgcatcaccggttcatccggtgctgaagaatatTCTTCTGCGCAAtttacatcgtctctggaacatagtatgccCAATGCAACGATGCCTTTCGTGgatccgtcggttcaaccggtgcctcacaGGCTTGCATCAAAAGCCAAgccatcggatcatccgacaaccatcggatgcactgatgcctatagcatcggttcttccggtgctactgaagtatctctgtcttgatttctttgatttggatttctccacggtctcttcaattcttgtcctttggaccaaagagctttcagggcgctgtcctgagacccgcgaggggcggctccccctcgacctccGTTCGCTAATCGGTTAgtggaaccaccgtaggggcggcccttcgggccttgctacgcctatttacttcatccctgggatctagaaatgttcacttaacaaaagtattaatcccattgattgtgttgttaatcgatcaccaaaatcactcgaaatggcataaatggtgccatgttcgtttcaatctcccactttttggtgattgatgacaacacaattaaagcaagcataatatttgcaaaaaattgACAAATGAAACCACTTGAATCAATTGAAACCGCTTACGcttgcttggatgtttaccatcatccaatgatgacttgacatccccctaaaaccatgatttccccctttgttcctccccctttcttgctacttctccctcatgacttgattcacttaggtatttctccccctttgggatttgtttcttctccttgagagaataccttgctttgatccacattttctccccctttggaatcaaatcacctaaaaggtcttgctcctaaaaaggtcttgcaaaacaatataactcaagagaagattagtagcctagggagttagtaccatgacttatgatccaattgtatgatatcaaatGAAAATATCAATTGAAAAATTTACtacggtggatcacaaaatcacgaaactagcatgacatgagctaagctctccattagtatgtgcacaaaaagatgatgtgaaaatcaagtgcacaactagatgttataactagaaagcttagatcatatcatgcacagaggtagctctaaaaagaataagaatttgacaattataccaattgaataagtttagaaccttgcatacctccgggggttctttgtttaccttgcatgtaccaatttgaaagtTAATTGCATATGAAACTTGTAAGTCTTTTTGAAGaaaagcacttggtacaccaaggttgagtaaatgtatgagcacatagcctatgaacgtagatatgagcatttaagttcaatagagcatggctcaatatgcacgaaagcacaatttatctaaccactcttatagagttgtatgttcacattgatcgtgagaaacattctcttagagtgttaactccacatgagactacaaaagataagctagcaaacatgttagtctcaaaatcataaaccataggatgaactctcCCTAAATGTGTgaatttagtgtttgaatcaccaagcaaatgtatgcatattgattttgacacaattgagAAGTTTACCGTATAGCTTGTGTTCAACTGTACACATATGAAGATCATACCTTATCATACcttatgaagtccatgtaccatgaagggtaaccttgtgtagcttttaaCACACTTATCAAACGATGTAGGTTACTCATGGGTTAGAAttatgacacaagcaacctaccaaatataacactaggagatgcaatgcaACTATCCTAGCAAAAAACAATGGAGCTATATGATACTTGAATTGAAttttagctaccattaccttatgggggacttgggcaactaatgtccaagttgtgagcttagcttgttttgacTTGAACCTttacttcaacttgtaagctaagcctccaaatcccccgtagCCATTCTTCGGCTTCAAGTCTTCTTTgaaacccacaccatttgaggcacCTTCATATTGataataatatccttgggcacccaaatggggtGGTTCCAACTCTTTTCTtacttcccaaccttgtgagcaaccaccttgccatttgttttcttcttgatcacataggtGGTGCTATTGctcttgttcctccggttgggcttggtgtagatgagagaactcttgattattagtttcttcttgttcttctcatccgaaagcttcttccttggttgaggacacttgttggacttgtgaccttctttgtggcactttgagcaagtcacggtggaccccttctcaagcttcttcaccatgtcttcacggttattttgagaaggttggacattgctctctatgtcTTTGCCCtttaatctatacaagtccttcatgagcctttccacttcttgcttgagctcatcattctccttggcaatgagatcatcacatgattctacaatgacattctcatagcatttctcattgcaagggttagagcaagagtcatcaattaaatcaatgcaagaagttgaagcatctatcctagagataggaatttcacaagggatagtttgctttatttccaaaaagtcattagtatcattaatgctctcaaattttaatttgagctcttcatgctccttgctaagaaAATTGAATTtacacatcaaatcttcaaagtttgtagcaagagaagcatttatatctttgagagcactaaggtttttaattttttttgattgtttcttaatgactttttggtgctcatgaacaaggtcaagaagttcatcaattgaatgagaatcggagtcatcatcacttacatcgctatccatacctttggccataaggcaagtgtttgatgatgatccaaagttggtgcgggtggtgaatctcttgcttgattcatcgcttgagatagcacttgattcttcaccaccactaactcattcaccaaatatgataaatgattcatgcttgggcttcttctccttttgcttgttttttttgaacttcttctcaaccttcataagttgatggtgaggcccatctttgaggaagaccatatacaccattgagttgatttcctttaagcatttgttcttcttctttacttgcttgtagaggttggggtgcattggctcttgatcatcacttgaggaacttcttgcattatcttcttcctcatcacttgagctacctttgatggccatcttcttcaactttttgacttgtttgcatgcaagtgcactatgtgatggtgaagaagctggcgctcttggcttgatgtcaTGTCGTAGCTCGTGGGCGATCACCTTATTTAGGACTttgtttggtgtcattgtgttgagatctttctcatatagaattgttgtcaccaaatcatagtccggccttcgaagtgagtgaaggatcttgcgaatgagttccaaatcttcaattttcttcacatctaaagaattaatctcattcacaagaatattcaactgtgagtacatagtttcggcattttcatgatcaagttgcttgaaactattaagtttatcaatgagaacatgatatttttcatttgcaacatcttttgtgccttcatggttctcactaatagttttccataaaacATTAGCATTTTCGCAAGCAAACACACAGTTGAACACATTTTCACCAAGAGAGTTTAAGATAGCACACTTGGCTATAGCATCATATTGCCTCTCTTGTTGGTTATTGCTTTTAGTACATTCACTCgtaactctccaaacatttaggccctttgcttggaggtgtgattgcattagaattttccatcgttggaagcccgtgccatcgaaacgtagaggaggtcctagagaatccattccttcccctaaaagagctaactcactaggcggtgaagcctaccgatctaatgagccggtaaacacaaatttgccaatagaattggctttgtttgtgagacaagtgagtcccggctctgataccacttgaaaggatcgggtgctctaacctaagaggggaagggggtgaattaggtgctaataaaaaaacttgacctatggctccaactattttgcacaaaacttaaactaattcaatctatctagatgtgcaactaggttgttctaatGTGAAACCTCTATCCCAAAACAGTTATGCACCCTATAGCCTTTATGTTAATAgaatagtgttaaaagaagccaccacgttggccgagagggtctagaaattcttactttaatttaaaaaaagaagaatatacaccgttggattttacgAAGATATAACAATCTAGATTAATCTAAAGAGTTCATATCAAATAAAACTAATAAATATATAGACTAACCTAAGGAGTCCTACTAAATATTTATGAattagaaaaatagaaataaaagGTACATGTCCGTTACAACAACAGGAGAGAGACtagaaattatatatatatatatatatatatatatatattctttccTAATTAGATTACATTCCACGTTGATGATGAGAGAGGAGGCATGCAATTATATAAATTTATTTTCTAATCAGATTACTTTCCATGTTGAGGAGAGATAAGACTAGATATCACCTACCATTATTCTTTTTATCAATATCACCTGCTACTATATCTTAGCAGGCTTCAATGCCACTGAATTGCAAGTAAATGCATAGGAGAAAAGCTAGAAAATTGTATATCGAACCATACAGCTTGGAAACCCAATGCAAAAATGTTCAAAGTAGGCTGCAAGTTAAGGCAAAGCACATATTGTTGCCTCACTGGAGTTGTTAGCACTAGCCTAGCCAATAATTCTCTACATGGTACACTTTTTGATCTACTTATGCAGTGGCAATAGCCCATTGATGAAATGTATGCATGcatctatatctatatatggCATGCATATGGCCGAATGACAAGAATACAGAGCCACCAGTCTGTCCACCTATTCAGCTAACATGGATCTAGGATATGACATACCGATGATTCAGCAAAGTAGCACGAAATAGAGATATGACAATCGTGTAACTAAACTGTCATATGCATCCACTCCGATGTTTTCACAATAATATGCTCAAAGAATAGGGCAACCACCTCACCCTATTAACAATTCCACATCTTATGGGCACAACCATTACCGGTGCACCTTATTTTGCTGCTTTTATAACAAGTTTACTGCATAGGTATAGTCTTCATGAGTAGTTGCTGGTGTCGCAGAAAACAACAAactacataaaaaaattatcttaatagaatagtgttaaaagaagccaccacgttggccgagagggtctagaaattcttactttaattaaaaaaaagaagaatataCACTGTTGGATTTTATTAAGATATAACAATCTAGATTAATCTAAAGAGTTCATATCAAATAAAACTAATAAATATATAGA contains:
- the LOC120709741 gene encoding peroxidase 5-like, which translates into the protein MDFIRYDKIRAPDPFSGYEAVNKIKAAVEDVCPGKVSCADILAFAVRDSVARSAGFTFPIPSGRRDGTASSAISVFSGIPSPFFSAQQLIDSFAAKNLSVDHLVALSGAHSVGVAHCSAFANRLRPTADPALDPAYAAQLSAVCPGGGADRAVNNSPVAPDTLSNQYYRNALAGRVLLTSDAALLTRGDTAARVNASAADATAWMARFAAAMARMAGIEVLTGAQGEVRRLCNVTNN